A window of Ruania suaedae contains these coding sequences:
- a CDS encoding cryptochrome/photolyase family protein encodes MTAPTLVWLRRDLRLTDNPALRSAVDDDAPVILLYVLEEDTPGVRPLGGAARWWLHHSLDQLAGRVGDRGGALVLRRGHGPEQVRDVVAATGAGRVVWNRRYSHGRHADAELKERLREDGVEVESFAANLLSEPWTLRTGQGDPYQVFTPFWKAFLAGPEPRGPLPETRKIPAPSSLPDSDRLADWELLPTKPDWAGGLRETWEPGELDAARRLEDFATEALAEYHRRDEPAAQVTSLLSPSLAFGEISPFQIWDRLHRDLPEDARRNQGKFLSEVGWREFHHHVAFHAEDLAEVNIRRQFDEFPWGDPPEEVLDQWRYGRTGVPMVDAGMRELWETGSMHNRVRMVTASFLIKNLLVDWRVGERWFWDTLVDADEANNPGNWQWVAGSGADAAPYFRIFNPITQEKKFDPDGAYIRRWVPEAGTDDYPEPVVDVKESRRAALDAYQVIKQS; translated from the coding sequence ATGACCGCACCCACTCTCGTCTGGCTGCGCCGTGACCTACGGCTGACCGACAACCCCGCGCTGCGCAGTGCCGTCGACGATGACGCGCCGGTCATCCTCCTGTATGTGCTGGAGGAGGACACGCCCGGGGTACGCCCACTGGGCGGTGCCGCGCGGTGGTGGCTCCACCACAGCCTGGACCAGCTCGCCGGTCGCGTCGGTGACCGAGGTGGCGCGCTGGTGCTGCGGCGCGGGCACGGCCCGGAGCAGGTGCGTGACGTCGTCGCCGCGACCGGAGCCGGGCGGGTGGTGTGGAACCGCCGCTACAGCCACGGGCGCCACGCCGATGCCGAGCTGAAGGAGAGGCTGCGCGAGGACGGCGTGGAGGTGGAGAGCTTCGCCGCGAACCTGCTGAGCGAGCCGTGGACCCTCCGGACCGGTCAGGGCGACCCGTACCAGGTGTTCACGCCGTTCTGGAAGGCATTCCTGGCCGGGCCCGAGCCCCGCGGTCCGCTGCCGGAGACGAGGAAGATCCCGGCCCCCTCCTCGCTCCCGGACTCCGACCGCCTGGCGGACTGGGAGCTGCTGCCCACGAAGCCGGACTGGGCCGGCGGTCTGCGCGAGACGTGGGAACCGGGGGAGCTGGACGCCGCGCGCCGGCTCGAGGACTTCGCCACCGAGGCCCTGGCCGAGTACCACCGCCGCGACGAGCCCGCGGCCCAGGTGACCTCGCTGCTGTCCCCGTCCCTGGCGTTCGGGGAGATCAGCCCGTTCCAGATCTGGGACCGGCTCCACCGGGACCTGCCCGAGGATGCCCGCAGGAACCAGGGCAAGTTCCTCAGCGAGGTCGGCTGGCGGGAGTTCCACCATCACGTGGCCTTCCACGCCGAGGATCTGGCGGAGGTGAACATCCGCCGCCAGTTCGACGAGTTCCCCTGGGGCGACCCGCCCGAGGAGGTCCTGGACCAGTGGCGCTACGGCCGCACCGGCGTCCCGATGGTGGACGCGGGTATGCGCGAGCTCTGGGAGACCGGATCCATGCACAACCGGGTGCGGATGGTCACCGCCTCATTCCTGATCAAGAACCTGCTCGTGGACTGGCGGGTGGGGGAACGGTGGTTCTGGGACACCCTGGTGGACGCCGACGAGGCCAACAACCCGGGCAACTGGCAGTGGGTGGCCGGCTCGGGCGCCGACGCCGCCCCCTATTTCCGGATCTTCAACCCGATCACCCAGGAGAAGAAGTTCGACCCCGACGGCGCCTACATCCGGCGGTGGGTACCGGAGGCAGGCACCGACGACTACCCGGAGCCGGTGGTGGACGTGAAGGAGAGCCGGCGCGCGGCCCTCGACGCCTACCAGGTGATCAAGCAGTCCTGA
- a CDS encoding nitroreductase family deazaflavin-dependent oxidoreductase, which translates to MRLHGEYEPSPSAWVRDQVETYEASGGQEANTLMGRPEWPIVVLTSTGAQSGKLRKNPVMRVESGGAYAAVASKGGAPEHPVWYYNFLAHPVVQLQDGPEPSLYRARLVEGAEREEWWQRSVQVYAPYAEYQEKTDRLIPVFVLEPVEQQDS; encoded by the coding sequence ATGAGACTTCACGGCGAGTACGAACCCAGTCCCAGCGCGTGGGTACGCGACCAGGTCGAGACCTACGAGGCGAGCGGCGGGCAGGAGGCGAACACGCTGATGGGCCGCCCCGAGTGGCCGATCGTGGTCCTCACCTCGACGGGCGCGCAGTCGGGCAAGCTGCGCAAGAACCCGGTGATGCGGGTGGAGTCCGGCGGTGCCTACGCCGCCGTCGCGTCCAAGGGCGGGGCCCCGGAACACCCGGTCTGGTACTACAACTTCCTCGCCCACCCGGTGGTCCAGCTCCAGGACGGGCCCGAGCCGTCGCTGTACCGGGCACGGCTGGTCGAGGGCGCCGAGCGGGAGGAGTGGTGGCAGCGCTCGGTGCAGGTGTACGCCCCCTACGCCGAGTACCAGGAGAAGACCGACCGGCTCATCCCGGTCTTCGTACTGGAGCCGGTGGAGCAGCAGGACTCCTGA
- a CDS encoding dihydroxyacetone kinase family protein, translated as MTTVFNDPTQFAHDMLAGFCRLHADAVQPVSGGCVRATDTPEGKVAVVIGGGSGHYPAFAGWVGPGMADGAVVGNIFASPSAQQVHAVAKSAQRGGGVFLSYGNYAGDVLNFDLAQERLNAEGIPTRTVVVADDVTSASPEERHKRRGTTGDLVVFKIAGAAAEAGYDLDGVVDVAQRANDATYSFAVAFAGCTLPGDAEPLFTVPKGRMAVGMGVHGEPGIGEQDVLPSADLARMLVEKLLDERPEGASRAAVLVNGLGGIKYEEMFVLWNDIAPLLEQAGVEIVAPEVGELITSLDMAGVSLTLFWLDAELEDLWLAPAQTPAFRRGSAIATTRRDPAEIEEAVATTYGPASPQSQASARELVAIGQRITQALHEHEAELGKLDSIAGDGDHGRGMTSGADAALAALGEAVNAGAGVASALAAAGDAWGDRAGGTSGALWGAGLRAAAGALEDSSAVTGAQVRAAVRAGLDHILSYGKAERGDKTMLDALIPFTEALEQDSRDLAQAWPAAAEIATTEADATADLTPRIGRARPLAERSVGHPDPGAISLALVVRTAAG; from the coding sequence ATGACAACGGTGTTCAACGATCCGACCCAGTTCGCCCACGACATGCTCGCCGGCTTCTGTCGGCTGCACGCCGACGCCGTCCAGCCGGTCTCCGGCGGGTGCGTGCGCGCGACCGACACACCCGAGGGCAAGGTGGCCGTGGTGATCGGCGGCGGTTCCGGCCACTACCCGGCCTTCGCCGGGTGGGTGGGACCGGGGATGGCCGACGGCGCCGTGGTCGGGAACATCTTCGCCTCCCCCTCCGCCCAGCAGGTGCACGCCGTGGCCAAGTCCGCCCAGCGTGGCGGCGGGGTCTTCCTCTCGTACGGCAACTACGCCGGGGACGTGCTCAACTTCGACCTCGCTCAGGAGCGACTGAACGCCGAAGGTATCCCGACGCGCACCGTCGTGGTGGCCGACGACGTCACCTCCGCCTCCCCCGAGGAGCGACACAAGCGCCGCGGTACCACCGGTGACCTCGTGGTGTTCAAGATCGCCGGCGCCGCCGCCGAGGCCGGGTACGACCTCGACGGCGTGGTGGACGTGGCCCAGCGGGCCAATGACGCCACCTACTCCTTCGCGGTCGCGTTCGCCGGGTGCACACTGCCGGGCGATGCGGAGCCGCTGTTCACCGTGCCGAAGGGACGCATGGCGGTGGGCATGGGGGTGCATGGCGAGCCGGGCATCGGCGAGCAGGACGTGCTGCCCTCGGCAGACCTGGCGCGGATGCTGGTCGAGAAGCTGCTCGACGAGCGCCCCGAGGGCGCGAGCCGCGCGGCCGTGCTCGTGAATGGTCTCGGCGGCATCAAGTACGAGGAGATGTTCGTCCTCTGGAACGACATCGCCCCGCTGCTGGAGCAGGCCGGCGTGGAGATCGTGGCGCCCGAGGTCGGCGAGCTCATCACCAGCCTGGACATGGCGGGCGTTTCCCTCACCCTGTTCTGGCTGGACGCCGAACTGGAGGACCTCTGGCTCGCCCCCGCACAGACCCCGGCCTTCCGGCGTGGCAGCGCCATCGCCACCACCCGCCGCGACCCGGCCGAGATCGAGGAGGCCGTCGCCACCACCTACGGCCCCGCCTCGCCGCAGTCGCAGGCGAGCGCCCGGGAGCTGGTCGCGATCGGACAGCGGATCACCCAGGCACTGCACGAGCACGAGGCCGAGCTGGGCAAGCTCGACTCGATCGCCGGTGACGGCGACCACGGCCGCGGGATGACCAGCGGAGCCGACGCGGCGCTGGCCGCCCTGGGGGAGGCCGTCAACGCCGGCGCCGGGGTCGCCTCGGCCCTGGCGGCCGCCGGGGACGCCTGGGGCGACCGTGCGGGCGGCACCTCCGGTGCGCTGTGGGGGGCGGGCCTACGGGCCGCGGCCGGTGCGCTCGAGGACTCCTCCGCCGTCACCGGGGCGCAAGTGCGGGCGGCCGTGCGCGCCGGACTGGACCACATCCTGTCCTACGGCAAGGCCGAGCGCGGCGACAAGACGATGCTCGACGCGCTCATCCCGTTCACCGAGGCGCTGGAGCAGGACTCGCGTGACCTCGCGCAGGCCTGGCCGGCCGCGGCCGAGATCGCCACCACCGAGGCGGACGCGACGGCGGACCTCACCCCCCGGATCGGGCGCGCCAGACCGCTGGCCGAACGCAGCGTCGGGCACCCGGACCCCGGGGCGATCTCGCTCGCGCTGGTGGTGCGCACCGCAGCCGGCTGA